The sequence below is a genomic window from Flagellimonas marinaquae.
ATTCCAAAGGATACCCTATATATGGAAAAAGCTTTTAAAAAAGATATCGCCCACTTAAATCAACTCGGTAAAATCGGGGATTTGCTCTGGAAAGAGCAATATATAACCGAAATGATGTCCATGTACCGCGCCATGAAAAATATGGACTCACTTAGATCTGTGCAGCGTGATTTAAGAAGAAGCAAGGAGTACAAAGTAATGAAACGGGCGGAAAACGCCGCTTTTTTACAAGAGAACATGCTAAAGGAAGATTATCAATATTATATGGATGAAGACCTTTATACCCACAATTACAATAATTTGGGGTGGTGGAAATATCAAAAAACAGAGATCGAAAAGTTTATCGATGGGAGCAAACCGTTCGAAAAACAAATGGGGCATAGGTTAAAAGGTTTTGTAAATGCCCTTGCCGAAGATAATATAAGCATAGAAATGGCTGAGGAGGTCGTCGATGAAAATGCTTTGGCATTTTTGTACATGCTCAAAACAATTTTAGAACCTGGTAATTACGAATACTACCTAAAAACCATATCGTTGAGCGCAAAGAACGATGATTTTGGAACCTCCTTGTTCTATTTGGAAGAGCTTTTAAAAAAAGGGTTTAAGGATAAAGAAAAACTTTATAATATAGAGCATACCGCACTCTTCCGGATTATGCCCGAGTTCAACGAAATGGTCTCAAAGTATTTGGATGATGCCAGATACCACATTAAGATAGAAGAAAACTAAATGTCCGCATAATTCAGTTATCTTGATTTGGTTTAGAACCGTATTTTTGTACAAATACTTTCTGAATGAAATATACCATATTACTTTCGGTTATTTTTTTGATTTCCTGCGGACAAGGTAAAAAGTATCACGACAATGATAAAGTCGAGCCCGCTACATCGGATTTGGTAGCGGATATTTTAAAGTATCAAAAGGAGCAAAATGAAAGTCTGAAAGATCCGGATACATCTCCCTTACCGGACAAATACAGGAAGAATTTTGAGGGTTTGGATTTTTTTGAGCCGGATACGGCCTACCTGGTCAAGGCACGTTTTGAACGTACCCCTGATGCCACTCCTTTTATGATGCCCAGTACGACCGACTTGCAGTCCCAAGAAGTAGTTTACGGTATTGCCCACTTTAGGCTCAACGGAAAGGAACATAAATTGGAAGTGTACCAAAGTCTGGATTTGATGGGGGAAGGAGGTTATGAAGATTACCTGTTTTTACCGTTTATGGACGAAACCAACGGAGAGGAAACCTATGCAGGGGGCAGGTATATTGATTTGACCATCCCAGAGGGGGATATATTGGTAATCGATTTTAATAAATCATACAACCCTTATTGTGTTTATAATAAAAAGTACTCCTGCCCTCTAGTGCCAAGGCAAAATTATTTGAGAACTAATGTGAGAGCAGGAGTGAAAAACTTTATAAAGGATTAAAAAAAGCCTTAATCCCAATGGAATAAGGCTTTCGTTGGTTTTTTAACAAGCATTGAGGTTAGAAGGAATAGATCGCAGCGATCAAAAATGAAGATTGATTACTGGTAAAACCTCCGTCGCCATCCGCATAGGGCTCAAGGTCATTGCCCCAAGTATCCAAGCGTACCTCAGGTTTTATTATTAGATTTTCCTTTGTAAAACTTCCGGTCAACGTTAAACCAAGTACTGGGGAGTCGTCCTCAAGGGCATCATCAGTGAAGGTCATGTATTCACCGCGAAGCCCAATGGCAAAACTATCGGAAGTCGTCAATTGTGGGTAGATCGCAGCTCCATAAAAACCAGTTCCTGTTTCGGAATTGTCGTTATAGGCTGCATTGATGCCGAAGAAGAAATCCTCGGTCACATCAAATCCACCGGTATAATCAATTTCAAAACCAAGGCCGCCACTTTTTCCACTATCGTAATATAGGTTCAGGAATTGATCATAAAAACCTAGTTGGCCACCCAAGGAGTATTCACCAGAATCACTAATATCATTGGTATCCCATGGATTCATTACCGCAAGCATTAAGCTTACATCGTCCGATAGGGCAAAATCTGCTTTTATGCCCAAGTGCGAAAATGGTCCGTTGGAGAACAGGTAAGAAACACTATAGTTAAAGTTTGCCTGTG
It includes:
- a CDS encoding alpha/beta hydrolase — translated: MKKTILLPILTVFCTLSVFSQQMVLKKGEIIENLPLNDTTENTYSLFIPKKFSMDKKWPLLLVTDTKGEEKSALSMFVMAAEKEGYVLAAPKLSDTLSLTKNMLVTSGTIKRITEMLPIHTDRIYAAGQDSGGQLASLVPILIKAVNGAISINASLANRELINMKEPFHFIAIVNKENYRYPYTLTDAKLLDQFKFPNQVLLYDGDGEWPGVAYLEKAMQLFTLDAMGRNRIPKDTLYMEKAFKKDIAHLNQLGKIGDLLWKEQYITEMMSMYRAMKNMDSLRSVQRDLRRSKEYKVMKRAENAAFLQENMLKEDYQYYMDEDLYTHNYNNLGWWKYQKTEIEKFIDGSKPFEKQMGHRLKGFVNALAEDNISIEMAEEVVDENALAFLYMLKTILEPGNYEYYLKTISLSAKNDDFGTSLFYLEELLKKGFKDKEKLYNIEHTALFRIMPEFNEMVSKYLDDARYHIKIEEN
- a CDS encoding DUF1684 domain-containing protein — encoded protein: MKYTILLSVIFLISCGQGKKYHDNDKVEPATSDLVADILKYQKEQNESLKDPDTSPLPDKYRKNFEGLDFFEPDTAYLVKARFERTPDATPFMMPSTTDLQSQEVVYGIAHFRLNGKEHKLEVYQSLDLMGEGGYEDYLFLPFMDETNGEETYAGGRYIDLTIPEGDILVIDFNKSYNPYCVYNKKYSCPLVPRQNYLRTNVRAGVKNFIKD
- a CDS encoding outer membrane beta-barrel protein translates to MKTIMNTNFGKIMAIAIISTLSFSVSAQEEETTSKFSLSGSVDAYYRTTFKDAGEADTATFTSFANQTGFALGMANLIGTYDMGDTGVVVDLVFGPRGTEATFENDVLNGIINQAYVYWNVSEGTTLTMGRFNTFLGYEVIAPQANFNYSVSYLFSNGPFSHLGIKADFALSDDVSLMLAVMNPWDTNDISDSGEYSLGGQLGFYDQFLNLYYDSGKSGGLGFEIDYTGGFDVTEDFFFGINAAYNDNSETGTGFYGAAIYPQLTTSDSFAIGLRGEYMTFTDDALEDDSPVLGLTLTGSFTKENLIIKPEVRLDTWGNDLEPYADGDGGFTSNQSSFLIAAIYSF